The following coding sequences are from one Shewanella violacea DSS12 window:
- the flgE gene encoding flagellar hook protein FlgE yields MSFNIALSGIAAAQKDLNTTANNIANVNSIGFKESRAEFSDVYANSIFSNSKTAVGGGVTTSQVAQQFHQGSMQFTNNALDMAINGGGFFVTSSDLSGKEQSFTRAGAFKVDSSNYLVDSQGNFLQTFPVDKDGNSTSVSLTTTKPVTIPDTAGSPQKTENIGIQMNLNAADSTLDPALFDPNDRDTYNNSTAVTMYDSLGEPHIMTTYFVRPPNAAYTGESNWVAFYAVDGKQVDLDGAAGSYQTDTNADGAPDGTGTAVTAGGWKGAVIKFNDIGSYTTSDPATIKTQALGVGGAGVLGPGTDGTQTLTIDFNNPTQYASTFEVTELNQDGTTVGRLTNVEVGADGLINASYSNGTTVALARVALARFANEQGLTQVGNTSWKASQDSGLALAGEANTGTFGSIRSSALEQSNVDLTTELVDLISAQRNFQANSRTLEVNNTLQQTILQIR; encoded by the coding sequence ATGTCATTTAATATCGCGTTGAGTGGAATTGCTGCTGCTCAAAAAGATCTAAACACCACTGCAAATAACATAGCAAACGTTAACAGTATAGGCTTTAAAGAGTCTCGAGCTGAGTTTTCCGATGTCTACGCAAATTCTATTTTTTCTAACAGTAAGACTGCCGTTGGCGGCGGAGTTACCACCAGCCAAGTGGCTCAGCAATTTCATCAAGGCAGTATGCAGTTTACAAATAATGCTTTGGATATGGCCATTAATGGTGGTGGTTTTTTTGTGACCTCTTCGGATCTCAGTGGAAAGGAGCAATCTTTTACCCGTGCAGGTGCGTTTAAAGTGGATTCAAGTAATTATTTAGTTGATTCTCAAGGAAACTTTTTACAAACGTTTCCCGTAGACAAAGATGGCAACTCGACATCTGTGAGTCTGACTACGACTAAACCAGTTACTATTCCAGATACCGCAGGTAGCCCGCAGAAGACAGAAAACATCGGCATTCAGATGAATCTTAATGCCGCTGACTCTACATTAGATCCAGCCTTGTTCGACCCTAACGATCGCGATACCTATAACAATTCCACCGCTGTTACCATGTATGACTCCTTGGGTGAGCCGCATATTATGACCACCTATTTCGTGCGTCCACCTAATGCGGCTTATACCGGTGAGAGTAACTGGGTTGCCTTCTATGCGGTTGATGGCAAACAAGTTGATCTAGATGGCGCGGCAGGCAGCTATCAAACGGATACCAATGCAGATGGTGCCCCTGATGGTACAGGTACTGCTGTAACCGCCGGCGGTTGGAAGGGCGCGGTGATCAAGTTTAACGATATAGGTTCATACACGACTAGTGATCCAGCCACAATCAAAACACAAGCGTTAGGGGTAGGCGGCGCTGGGGTGCTGGGTCCTGGTACCGATGGTACGCAAACCCTGACCATAGACTTTAATAACCCGACTCAATACGCCTCGACGTTTGAAGTTACTGAGTTAAACCAGGATGGCACCACAGTGGGCCGTCTCACCAATGTCGAAGTTGGCGCCGATGGTTTGATCAATGCAAGTTACAGTAATGGCACGACAGTCGCTTTGGCTCGGGTTGCACTGGCGCGTTTCGCCAATGAACAAGGCCTGACTCAGGTAGGCAACACTTCCTGGAAGGCTAGCCAAGACTCGGGACTGGCACTGGCTGGTGAAGCTAATACTGGTACATTCGGCAGTATACGTTCATCTGCCTTAGAGCAGTCAAATGTAGACTTGACCACAGAGCTGGTGGATCTTATCTCAGCTCAACGTAATTTCCAGGCCAACTCAAGAACACTGGAAGTCAATAATACTTTGCAGCAGACCATATTACAGATCCGCTAA
- a CDS encoding CheR family methyltransferase, with protein MKVPNKSLAETEYTQFRLFLEQHSGIVLGDNKQYLVRSRLAPLMGQYDLPSLSEVVRRSMKPTERQLRASVIDAMTTNETLWFRDRYPFELLSNVLLPEYSKLGRPLKIWSAACSSGQEPYSLAMTILEYQQKRPGTLPGSASILATDLSPSMLDKCKGGDYDNLALGRGLSDQRKRQFFDSTDAGTMVIKDNVKKFINFRAHNLLESYTLLGKFDIIFCRNVLIYFAPEAKAKILRQFAAALNPKGILFLGASESIAGLTEEFDMIRCNPGIYYQKKT; from the coding sequence ATCAAGGTGCCAAATAAATCACTCGCTGAAACCGAATACACACAATTTAGATTATTCCTGGAGCAACACAGCGGTATAGTGCTGGGCGATAATAAGCAGTATCTTGTACGCAGCAGGTTGGCGCCTTTGATGGGCCAGTATGACCTGCCATCGCTTTCTGAAGTCGTTAGGCGTTCAATGAAACCCACAGAGCGTCAGCTTAGGGCTTCAGTTATAGATGCCATGACGACCAACGAAACCTTGTGGTTCCGAGATCGTTATCCTTTCGAGCTACTATCGAATGTGCTTTTACCTGAGTACTCTAAGCTGGGACGTCCACTTAAGATTTGGTCGGCGGCTTGTTCGTCGGGTCAAGAACCTTACTCTTTAGCTATGACAATCTTAGAGTATCAGCAGAAACGCCCTGGTACCTTGCCTGGAAGTGCATCAATTTTAGCCACAGACTTGTCACCCTCTATGCTAGATAAGTGTAAGGGTGGCGATTACGATAATCTAGCCTTAGGCCGTGGCTTGTCAGATCAGAGAAAGCGTCAGTTTTTTGATTCTACGGATGCTGGGACTATGGTCATTAAAGATAACGTGAAAAAGTTCATTAACTTTAGAGCCCATAACTTGCTTGAAAGTTATACATTACTAGGGAAATTTGACATCATTTTCTGTCGTAATGTGTTGATCTACTTTGCGCCGGAGGCAAAGGCAAAGATATTGCGGCAATTTGCTGCCGCTTTGAACCCCAAAGGCATACTCTTTCTTGGTGCTTCCGAGTCGATTGCTGGCTTAACCGAAGAATTTGATATGATCAGATGTAACCCAGGTATCTATTACCAGAAGAAAACTTAA
- the flgF gene encoding flagellar basal-body rod protein FlgF has protein sequence MDKLLYVAMSGAKQNMNSLAVRANNLANANTDGFKADMEQARSMQAFGEGLPTRVFAMTESPSADFAAGPIKTTGRDLDIAVKGDGWIAVQSADGGEAYTRSGSLSFDTTGLLRNDRGNPIMGDSGPIVLPLPIEKVSISQDGIISVRPLGSTAEVIEVVGRIKLVNPGNQNLMRGEDGLFRLISGDNAPADAFITIESGAVEGSNVNAVSEMVALIDIQRQFEMQVKMMKTAEEMDKASSSLMRIS, from the coding sequence GTGGATAAATTACTCTACGTTGCCATGAGCGGCGCAAAGCAAAATATGAATTCCCTGGCTGTGCGCGCAAATAACTTAGCCAATGCCAATACCGATGGTTTCAAGGCGGATATGGAGCAAGCTCGCTCGATGCAAGCTTTTGGTGAAGGATTGCCTACAAGGGTATTTGCTATGACTGAAAGCCCATCAGCTGATTTTGCTGCGGGACCAATCAAGACCACAGGAAGAGATCTCGATATTGCCGTCAAAGGTGATGGCTGGATTGCGGTGCAGAGCGCCGATGGTGGTGAGGCATACACGCGTTCCGGCAGTTTAAGTTTTGACACTACCGGCCTACTGCGTAACGACCGCGGAAATCCCATCATGGGTGATTCAGGCCCGATTGTGTTGCCACTGCCTATCGAGAAGGTATCAATCTCTCAAGATGGCATCATCTCTGTCAGACCTTTAGGCTCTACGGCGGAAGTGATTGAAGTCGTCGGCCGTATCAAGTTAGTCAATCCAGGTAATCAAAATTTGATGCGAGGGGAAGACGGCTTGTTCAGGTTGATATCCGGTGACAATGCCCCTGCGGATGCTTTTATTACAATAGAAAGTGGTGCTGTGGAAGGCAGTAACGTCAATGCCGTCTCAGAGATGGTGGCACTTATTGATATACAGCGTCAATTTGAGATGCAGGTCAAAATGATGAAAACAGCAGAAGAGATGGATAAAGCCTCCTCTTCATTAATGCGTATTAGCTAG
- the flgH gene encoding flagellar basal body L-ring protein FlgH — translation MSNQGSLFVLLLGFLLSGCNSTSAHKPIPDDPYYAPVYPEAPATKIVATGSMYQASQASSLYSDIKALKVGDIITVILMEQTQAKKSASNEIKKGTDLTLDPIYVGSGNISISGQALDLRYKDSMNTKRESDADQSNSLSGSISANVMQVLNNGNLVIRGEKWISINNGDEFVRLTGLVRSQDIRPDNTIDSTRVANARIQYSGTGTFADVQKVGWLSSFFMGSWWPF, via the coding sequence ATGAGTAATCAAGGTTCATTATTCGTATTATTACTTGGTTTCTTGTTGAGCGGGTGTAACTCGACCAGTGCTCACAAGCCTATCCCTGATGATCCCTATTACGCTCCTGTATATCCTGAAGCACCAGCGACTAAAATCGTCGCCACAGGATCTATGTATCAGGCCAGTCAGGCATCTAGTCTCTATTCAGATATTAAGGCACTTAAAGTCGGCGACATCATCACAGTTATTCTGATGGAGCAGACTCAAGCGAAGAAGAGTGCCAGTAATGAGATCAAGAAGGGGACAGATTTAACGCTGGATCCCATCTATGTCGGTAGCGGCAATATTAGCATAAGCGGTCAAGCCCTAGACCTAAGATACAAAGACAGCATGAATACCAAGCGTGAGTCTGATGCGGATCAGAGTAATAGTTTAAGCGGCAGCATTTCAGCCAACGTGATGCAGGTACTCAATAATGGCAACTTAGTCATTCGAGGGGAGAAATGGATCAGCATCAACAATGGTGATGAATTCGTGCGCTTGACTGGGCTAGTACGCTCACAAGATATACGTCCGGACAACACCATAGACTCGACTCGAGTCGCTAACGCTCGTATTCAATATAGTGGTACAGGCACTTTTGCCGATGTGCAAAAGGTTGGATGGCTAAGTTCATTCTTTATGGGAAGTTGGTGGCCTTTCTAA
- the flgD gene encoding flagellar hook assembly protein FlgD: MSLINQLNNAPLGGQSQTSTQSAAPSKQVTSAATEQTSTTGNPFLDAIRLPEEKSIPEANSQGLSQEDFFSLLSQQLSMQDPFKPVDNDQMIAQMAAFSTVDGISNLNDEIINLNTVMTSSQALQASGLVGQKVLIPSDTGHLSVEDPVLKGVVSTPEAIEIIVVRIEDDKGQLIKTFEVDGSQGGNVDVSWDGLDKNGDAMPSGNYSIKASGRVDGQSEELAVSTYAHVTSVSLGTASTGSILNLRGIGGIKLGDVLAVSEV; encoded by the coding sequence GTGAGCCTCATTAACCAACTTAATAATGCACCCCTTGGTGGACAGTCTCAAACGTCGACTCAGTCAGCAGCGCCATCTAAACAAGTGACATCGGCCGCAACTGAGCAGACATCGACAACGGGGAATCCGTTTCTTGACGCAATTCGTTTGCCTGAAGAAAAATCGATACCAGAGGCGAATAGTCAAGGACTGAGCCAAGAGGATTTCTTCTCTCTCTTGAGTCAACAGTTGTCGATGCAAGACCCATTTAAACCCGTCGATAACGATCAGATGATTGCGCAAATGGCAGCATTTTCTACCGTTGACGGTATTAGTAATCTCAATGACGAGATTATCAATCTTAATACAGTTATGACTTCAAGTCAGGCTTTGCAAGCTTCAGGTCTTGTGGGACAGAAAGTATTGATCCCATCGGATACCGGCCATCTTTCGGTGGAAGACCCTGTACTTAAGGGAGTGGTGAGTACGCCTGAGGCTATCGAGATCATAGTCGTACGTATCGAAGATGACAAAGGGCAACTGATCAAGACTTTTGAGGTCGATGGTAGTCAAGGCGGTAATGTCGATGTGTCCTGGGATGGATTGGACAAAAATGGCGATGCTATGCCAAGCGGAAATTATTCGATTAAAGCCAGTGGCAGAGTCGATGGTCAGAGTGAAGAACTTGCCGTTTCTACTTATGCTCATGTTACCAGCGTCTCTCTAGGTACTGCATCTACCGGTTCAATCTTGAATTTACGTGGTATAGGTGGCATTAAACTCGGCGATGTCTTGGCAGTTTCTGAGGTGTGA
- the flgG gene encoding flagellar basal-body rod protein FlgG — MHPALWISKTGLDAQQTDISVISNNVANASTIGYKKSRAVFEDLLYQTVNQAGGISASNTKLPNGLNIGAGTKVVATQKVFTQGNMLTTDNSLDMMIEGPGFFEIQLPDGTAAYTRNGQFTLDDTGQMVTSGSGYVVQPAITIPDNATSITVSAEGEVSVKTPGTIENQVVGQLSMSDFINPSGLDPMGQNLYLETGASGTPIQGTASLDGMGAIRQGALETSNVNVTEELVNLIESQRIYEMNSKVISAVDQMLSYVNQNL; from the coding sequence ATGCATCCCGCGTTATGGATTAGTAAGACAGGCTTAGATGCTCAGCAAACAGATATCTCGGTGATCTCGAACAACGTGGCTAACGCAAGCACGATTGGTTATAAGAAGAGCCGTGCTGTTTTTGAAGATCTCCTTTATCAAACGGTTAACCAAGCCGGCGGCATCAGTGCATCAAATACCAAGTTACCCAATGGATTAAACATAGGTGCGGGTACTAAGGTTGTTGCTACTCAGAAGGTGTTTACCCAAGGGAACATGCTAACAACCGATAACTCCCTGGATATGATGATTGAAGGTCCGGGATTTTTTGAGATACAACTTCCTGATGGTACAGCGGCCTATACCCGCAATGGTCAATTTACCTTAGATGACACAGGGCAAATGGTGACTTCAGGCTCAGGCTATGTGGTGCAACCAGCAATAACTATCCCAGATAATGCTACCAGTATTACCGTGTCTGCCGAAGGTGAAGTATCGGTTAAGACCCCTGGAACCATAGAAAACCAAGTCGTGGGTCAGTTGAGTATGTCTGATTTCATTAATCCAAGCGGATTAGACCCTATGGGACAGAATTTATACCTGGAGACGGGTGCCAGTGGCACACCTATTCAGGGAACAGCTTCACTCGATGGCATGGGCGCCATTCGACAAGGTGCACTTGAGACTTCGAATGTTAACGTAACCGAAGAATTGGTGAATCTTATTGAGAGCCAACGCATCTATGAGATGAACTCAAAAGTTATCTCGGCTGTCGATCAGATGCTGTCTTACGTCAATCAGAATCTGTAG
- a CDS encoding flagellar basal body P-ring protein FlgI, giving the protein MKYKFIYLLLLFFVAGPSQAQRIKDIANVQGVRHNQLIGYGMVVGLPGTGEKTRYTEQTFKTMLKNFGINLPDNFRPKIKNIAVVAVHADMPPFIKPGQTLDVTVSSLGEAKSLRGGTLIQTFLKGVDGNVYAIAQGSMVVSGFSAEGLDGSKVIRNTPTVGRIPNGAIIERAVATPFSSGDYLTFNLRRADFSTAKRLADAINELLGPGMARPLDAASVQVSAPRDVSQRVSFLATLENIQVEPADESAKVIVNSRTGTIVVGKNVRLLAAAVTHGGLTVTIAEATQVSQPNALAGGQTVVTTDSTIDVNESDRRMFLFSPGTTLDELVRAVNLVGAAPSDVLAILEALKVAGALHGELIII; this is encoded by the coding sequence ATGAAATATAAATTTATCTACCTTTTATTGTTGTTTTTTGTCGCTGGCCCAAGCCAGGCACAAAGAATAAAAGACATTGCTAATGTTCAAGGTGTGCGCCATAACCAACTGATAGGCTATGGTATGGTCGTCGGTTTGCCGGGCACGGGTGAGAAGACGCGTTACACCGAACAGACATTTAAGACTATGCTGAAGAACTTTGGCATTAATTTGCCCGATAACTTTCGCCCCAAAATAAAGAATATCGCCGTGGTCGCGGTTCATGCGGATATGCCGCCTTTTATTAAACCTGGGCAAACTCTCGATGTTACGGTATCGAGTCTAGGTGAAGCCAAGAGTCTACGGGGGGGAACCTTAATCCAGACTTTCCTCAAGGGAGTTGATGGCAATGTCTATGCTATTGCCCAGGGCAGTATGGTGGTTAGTGGTTTCAGTGCAGAAGGTTTAGATGGCTCAAAAGTCATTCGAAATACCCCTACGGTTGGCCGAATTCCAAATGGCGCTATCATAGAACGTGCTGTAGCAACCCCTTTTTCTAGTGGCGATTACCTTACATTTAATCTTCGCCGCGCCGATTTTTCAACGGCTAAACGATTAGCAGATGCCATTAATGAGCTCCTGGGCCCTGGCATGGCGAGACCCTTAGATGCGGCTTCTGTACAGGTGAGTGCGCCAAGAGATGTGTCTCAGCGAGTCTCATTTCTGGCAACATTAGAAAATATTCAAGTTGAACCTGCAGATGAATCAGCGAAAGTCATCGTTAACTCACGTACCGGGACCATAGTGGTGGGCAAAAATGTACGTCTATTAGCCGCGGCCGTGACCCATGGTGGCTTAACGGTCACAATCGCCGAAGCGACTCAGGTATCACAGCCAAATGCCTTAGCTGGTGGTCAAACTGTGGTGACTACAGACAGTACAATTGATGTTAATGAGTCAGACAGGCGTATGTTTTTGTTTAGTCCGGGTACCACATTGGATGAACTGGTCCGGGCCGTCAACTTAGTAGGCGCGGCTCCCTCAGATGTGCTGGCTATTTTGGAAGCCTTAAAGGTGGCCGGAGCACTCCACGGTGAACTTATCATCATCTAA
- the flgC gene encoding flagellar basal body rod protein FlgC: protein MSLFNIFNVAGSGMSAQSIRLNTTASNIANADSVSSSVDKTYRARHPIFEAEMAKASYQQQSSPSVKVKGIVESDAPLLKEYSPNHPMADGDGFIYKPNVNVMEEMANMISASRSYQMNVQVAEAAKSMLQQTLRIGK from the coding sequence ATGAGTTTATTTAATATCTTTAATGTTGCAGGTTCTGGAATGTCGGCTCAATCGATAAGATTGAATACCACAGCGAGTAATATTGCCAATGCCGATTCTGTTTCGAGTAGTGTTGATAAGACCTACCGTGCTCGTCATCCGATTTTTGAAGCCGAGATGGCCAAAGCCAGCTATCAGCAGCAATCATCACCTTCAGTTAAGGTGAAAGGTATCGTAGAAAGCGATGCGCCCTTGTTGAAAGAGTACTCTCCAAATCATCCAATGGCTGATGGCGATGGCTTCATCTATAAACCTAACGTCAATGTAATGGAGGAGATGGCGAATATGATTTCGGCATCCAGATCTTATCAAATGAATGTTCAGGTGGCTGAAGCGGCAAAGTCTATGCTTCAGCAAACACTCAGAATTGGCAAATAA
- the flgJ gene encoding flagellar assembly peptidoglycan hydrolase FlgJ — protein sequence MEKLSNSSHFLDIGGLDSLRAKALKDDKAALKEVAQQFEGIFVQMLMKSMRSANAVFESDSPMNSEYTKFYEQMHDQQMSVNLSEKGMLGLADLMMQQLSPETSKVTPASVLRGGMQSDLSQDSIKSHVMNRATRSVEVSNTMTSSDAKPQNPLDSILTGKSLPSQIRPAEMTFTDKDDFVAKLYPYAEKAAQALGTKPEVLIAQSALETGWGQKMIKGARGESSNNLFNIKADKRWQGDKALVSTLEFEQGIAVQQKSDFRVYQDIKQSFDDFVSFISNGPRYQAAMKKAANPNEFIQALQDAGYATDPNYADKVIKVMESIKSNLSLPSMGGR from the coding sequence ATGGAAAAGCTGTCAAATTCATCACACTTTTTAGACATCGGAGGACTTGACTCGTTAAGAGCCAAGGCCCTGAAAGATGATAAGGCAGCTTTGAAGGAGGTTGCACAACAATTCGAAGGGATTTTCGTGCAGATGCTGATGAAAAGCATGCGCTCTGCCAATGCCGTGTTTGAATCCGATAGCCCGATGAACAGCGAATACACCAAATTTTATGAGCAAATGCATGATCAGCAGATGTCGGTTAACTTATCTGAAAAGGGCATGTTGGGTCTCGCCGACCTGATGATGCAGCAACTGTCTCCGGAAACCAGCAAGGTCACCCCAGCATCAGTCCTAAGAGGGGGGATGCAGTCTGACTTATCTCAAGACTCTATTAAATCACATGTGATGAACCGGGCAACAAGGTCAGTTGAAGTAAGCAATACAATGACCAGCTCAGATGCTAAGCCCCAGAATCCTCTAGACAGTATTTTGACAGGCAAGAGTTTGCCATCTCAAATCAGACCGGCGGAAATGACCTTCACAGATAAAGATGACTTTGTCGCTAAGCTCTACCCATATGCAGAAAAAGCGGCACAGGCTCTAGGCACTAAGCCCGAAGTTTTGATTGCACAATCGGCTCTGGAAACCGGCTGGGGTCAGAAAATGATAAAAGGGGCTCGAGGCGAATCCAGTAACAACCTTTTTAACATCAAGGCTGATAAACGTTGGCAGGGTGATAAGGCCCTAGTGAGTACGCTCGAGTTCGAACAAGGCATTGCGGTACAGCAAAAATCCGATTTCCGTGTCTACCAAGATATAAAGCAAAGTTTTGACGACTTTGTCAGCTTTATTTCAAACGGTCCTAGATATCAAGCAGCGATGAAGAAAGCCGCAAACCCCAACGAATTTATCCAGGCCTTACAAGATGCCGGTTATGCAACGGATCCTAACTATGCCGATAAAGTGATTAAGGTGATGGAATCTATCAAGTCAAATCTTAGTCTGCCATCTATGGGAGGAAGGTAA
- the flgE gene encoding flagellar hook protein FlgE has protein sequence MSFNIALSGIAAAQKDLNTTANNIANVNSIGFKESRAEFADVYANSIFANSKTAVGGGVTTSQVAQQFHQGSLQFTNNALDMAINGGGFFVTSSELEAKDHSFTRAGAFKVNSADYLVDSQGNYLQTFPVDKDGNSTSVSLTTTKPVRIPDTAGSPKKTENINIQMNLNAADATLDPALFDPNDRDTYNNSTAVTMYDSLGEPHILTTYFVRPPNAAYTGESNWAAFYAIDGQQVDLAGPAGVFDQDTTGDGVADVLNTPAVNAGGWKGAVIKFNDTGAHTTTDPDPILTVQLGVAGAGVLGPGTDGTQTLTIDFNNPTQYASTFEVTELNQDGTTVGRLTNVEVGADGLINASYSNGSTVALARVALARFANEQGLTQVGNTSWRASLDSGLALAGEANSGTFGSIRSSALEQSNVDLTTELVDLISAQRNFQANSRTLEVNNTLQQTILQIR, from the coding sequence ATGTCGTTTAACATTGCATTGAGTGGTATCGCAGCTGCGCAGAAAGATCTAAATACCACGGCAAATAATATAGCCAACGTTAATAGCATCGGCTTTAAAGAATCCCGTGCTGAGTTTGCCGATGTGTACGCGAACTCCATCTTTGCTAACAGTAAAACGGCTGTGGGTGGCGGTGTTACTACCAGTCAGGTCGCTCAGCAATTTCACCAAGGTAGCTTACAGTTTACTAATAATGCGCTGGATATGGCCATCAATGGTGGTGGATTCTTCGTGACGTCATCAGAGCTCGAAGCTAAAGATCACTCTTTCACCCGAGCAGGGGCATTTAAAGTCAACTCTGCCGACTACCTGGTTGACTCCCAAGGTAATTATCTGCAGACATTTCCTGTCGATAAGGATGGCAACTCCACATCTGTCAGTTTAACTACGACTAAGCCAGTTAGAATACCTGATACTGCGGGTAGCCCAAAGAAGACGGAAAATATTAACATTCAGATGAATCTTAATGCCGCCGATGCCACGTTAGATCCAGCCTTGTTCGATCCTAACGATCGAGATACTTATAACAATTCCACCGCTGTGACCATGTATGACTCCTTGGGTGAGCCGCATATTTTGACTACCTATTTTGTGCGTCCACCAAATGCGGCTTATACCGGCGAGAGTAACTGGGCTGCCTTCTATGCCATAGACGGTCAACAAGTTGATTTAGCAGGTCCTGCAGGTGTATTCGATCAAGATACTACCGGCGATGGTGTGGCAGATGTGCTAAATACACCTGCGGTTAATGCCGGCGGCTGGAAAGGCGCTGTGATCAAGTTTAATGATACCGGTGCACATACCACTACCGATCCTGACCCTATCCTAACTGTGCAGTTGGGGGTTGCAGGTGCCGGAGTCTTGGGCCCAGGTACTGATGGCACACAAACATTGACCATAGACTTTAATAATCCGACTCAATATGCTTCGACGTTCGAGGTGACCGAGTTAAATCAGGATGGTACCACTGTGGGCCGTCTTACTAATGTCGAAGTCGGCGCCGATGGTTTGATCAATGCCAGTTACAGTAATGGCTCGACAGTCGCTCTGGCTCGGGTTGCCCTGGCGCGTTTCGCCAATGAACAAGGTTTGACTCAGGTGGGTAATACTTCCTGGAGGGCGAGCCTGGATTCTGGATTGGCACTGGCAGGTGAAGCCAATAGTGGTACCTTCGGTAGTATTCGTTCGTCTGCACTTGAGCAATCGAATGTAGATTTGACCACTGAACTGGTGGACCTTATCTCAGCTCAACGTAACTTCCAGGCCAACTCAAGGACACTGGAAGTCAATAATACCTTGCAACAGACCATATTGCAGATCCGCTAA
- the flgB gene encoding flagellar basal body rod protein FlgB, with amino-acid sequence MAINFDNALGVHQYTLGIRAQRAEVIASNIANADTPHYKARDVNFDKALQAASSRQGGLAMSSSDSRHFDLEALSQQNYGYRVPNQPDTGDGNTVDMQKEQSEFMQNALEYQMSLGFLDGKFSGLKKAIRGD; translated from the coding sequence ATGGCGATTAATTTTGATAATGCATTGGGTGTGCATCAATACACACTCGGGATCAGAGCCCAACGTGCTGAAGTTATCGCATCTAATATTGCCAATGCCGATACTCCCCATTATAAGGCTCGTGATGTCAACTTTGATAAGGCATTACAAGCCGCATCCAGTAGACAAGGTGGTTTGGCTATGAGTAGCAGTGATAGTCGACACTTTGATCTGGAAGCGTTATCGCAACAAAACTATGGATATAGAGTGCCAAATCAGCCTGATACTGGTGATGGTAATACGGTTGATATGCAAAAAGAACAATCAGAATTTATGCAAAATGCACTCGAATACCAGATGTCACTCGGCTTTCTTGATGGCAAGTTTTCTGGTCTGAAGAAAGCAATAAGAGGAGATTAA